The proteins below come from a single Cervus canadensis isolate Bull #8, Minnesota chromosome 2, ASM1932006v1, whole genome shotgun sequence genomic window:
- the SSR2 gene encoding translocon-associated protein subunit beta isoform X1 has protein sequence MCRMRLLAFAVLALFAVTQAEEGARLLASKSLLNRYAVEGRDLTLQYNIYNVGSSAALDVELSDDSFPPEDFGIVSGMLNVKWDRIAPASNVSHTVVLRPLKAGYFNFTSATVTYLAQEDGPVVIGFTSAPGQGGILAQREFDRRFSPHFLDWAAFGVMTLPSIGVPLLLWYSSKRKYDTPKTKKN, from the exons ATGTGCAGG atgaGGCTGCTGGCGTTCGCGGTGTTGGCTCTGTTTGCTGTCACTCAAGCAGAGGAAGGAGCCAGGCTTTTGGCCTCCAAATCACTGCTGAACAGATACGCTGTGGAGGGGCGAGACCTGACCTTACAGTACAACATTTACAATGTTGGCTCGAG TGCTGCATTAGATGTGGAATTATCTGATGATTCCTTCCCTCCAGAAGACTTTGGCATTGTCTCTGGAATGCTCAACGTCAAATGGGACCGGATTGCTCC TGCTAGCAACGTCTCCCACACTGTGGTCCTGCGCCCTCTCAAGGCTGGTTATTTCAACTTCACCTCAGCAACTGTTACATACCTGGCCCAGGAGGATGGGCCTGTTGTG atcGGCTTTACCAGTGCACCTGGACAGGGTGGAATCCTGGCTCAGCGGGAATTTGATAGAAGATTCTCCCCCCATTTT CTGGACTGGGCAGCCTTCGGGGTCATGACCCTCCCTTCTATCGGCGTCCCCCTGCTGTTGTGGTACTCCAGCAAGAGGAAATATGACACCCCCAAAACCAAGAAGAACTGA
- the SSR2 gene encoding translocon-associated protein subunit beta isoform X2, whose translation MRLLAFAVLALFAVTQAEEGARLLASKSLLNRYAVEGRDLTLQYNIYNVGSSAALDVELSDDSFPPEDFGIVSGMLNVKWDRIAPASNVSHTVVLRPLKAGYFNFTSATVTYLAQEDGPVVIGFTSAPGQGGILAQREFDRRFSPHFLDWAAFGVMTLPSIGVPLLLWYSSKRKYDTPKTKKN comes from the exons atgaGGCTGCTGGCGTTCGCGGTGTTGGCTCTGTTTGCTGTCACTCAAGCAGAGGAAGGAGCCAGGCTTTTGGCCTCCAAATCACTGCTGAACAGATACGCTGTGGAGGGGCGAGACCTGACCTTACAGTACAACATTTACAATGTTGGCTCGAG TGCTGCATTAGATGTGGAATTATCTGATGATTCCTTCCCTCCAGAAGACTTTGGCATTGTCTCTGGAATGCTCAACGTCAAATGGGACCGGATTGCTCC TGCTAGCAACGTCTCCCACACTGTGGTCCTGCGCCCTCTCAAGGCTGGTTATTTCAACTTCACCTCAGCAACTGTTACATACCTGGCCCAGGAGGATGGGCCTGTTGTG atcGGCTTTACCAGTGCACCTGGACAGGGTGGAATCCTGGCTCAGCGGGAATTTGATAGAAGATTCTCCCCCCATTTT CTGGACTGGGCAGCCTTCGGGGTCATGACCCTCCCTTCTATCGGCGTCCCCCTGCTGTTGTGGTACTCCAGCAAGAGGAAATATGACACCCCCAAAACCAAGAAGAACTGA